A window of Saccharomyces eubayanus strain FM1318 chromosome XII, whole genome shotgun sequence contains these coding sequences:
- the JLP1 gene encoding sulfonate dioxygenase encodes MSPPTALTSTPIYSPDSQIEDVTTAVDNLHYNSKLSYGNFDTHFYAGQDEVSPTGLLKIRNSYRKKSKYPDYLPTWDPTEKHEPLKFHAYQDPALKADVDFPNLFTKERIGQTKVKKVTPKFGLEISGIQLTDLSDPAKDELALLVAQKGVVIFRDQNFADEGPEYVTQYGSHFGKLHIHQTSGHPQKVPELHITFRRPDADEFARVFKDSTTSRGWHTDVSYELQPPSYTFFTVVEGPDGGGDTLFADTIEAFNRLSKPFQDFLSTLHVIHSSKEQAENSQSQGGVQRRLPVTHIHPLVRVHPVLKKKCLYVNRAFSRKIVELKRQESDSLLEFLYDLVESSQDLQLRAKWEPRTVVVWDNRRVQHSAVIDWEEPIHRHAFRITPQAERPVEDLKFLNDENYYPSSQTLNI; translated from the coding sequence ATGTCTCCTCCAACCGCTCTAACCTCGACCCCAATTTACTCCCCTGATTCTCAAATTGAGGATGTCACAACAGCAGTAGATAATCTGCATTATAATTCTAAGCTTAGCTATGGAAATTTTGATACCCATTTTTATGCTGGTCAAGACGAAGTCTCTCCTACTGGTTTGTTAAAAATCCGTAATTCctacagaaaaaaatcaaagtaTCCGGATTATTTACCAACTTGGGATCCCACTGAGAAGCATGAGCCGCTCAAATTCCACGCGTATCAAGATCCTGCTTTGAAAGCAGACGTTGACTTTCCTAATCtttttaccaaagaaagaattggtCAAACAAAAGTGAAGAAGGTTACGCCAAAGTTTGGTCTTGAAATTAGTGGGATCCAGTTAACCGACCTCTCTGATCCTGCGAAAGATGAACTTGCCTTGCTTGTTGCGCAAAAGGGAGTAGTCATTTTTAGAGATCAGAATTTTGCTGACGAAGGACCAGAATATGTAACTCAATATGGAAGtcattttggaaagttGCACATTCATCAAACCAGTGGACATCCTCAGAAAGTCCCAGAGCTACATATTACTTTCCGTAGACCCGATGCGGATGAATTTGCAAGAGTTTTTAAGGATTCGACAACATCTCGTGGATGGCATACGGACGTTTCTTACGAGCTACAGCCACCTTCgtatacttttttcactgTTGTGGAAGGTCCTGACGGAGGCGGGGATACTCTGTTTGCGGATACCATTGAAGCTTTCAACAGATTGTCCAAACCctttcaagattttttgagTACTCTTCATGTCATCCACAGCTCGAAGGAGCAGGCTGAAAACTCACAAAGTCAGGGTGGGGTACAAAGGAGGTTACCAGTGACGCATATCCATCCACTAGTTAGGGTCCACCctgttttgaagaagaagtgctTGTATGTCAATCGTGCGTTTTCTAGGAAAATAGTCGAGttgaaaagacaagaatCTGACTCACTATTGGAATTTTTGTACGACTTAGTGGAAAGCAGTCAGGATTTACAATTGAGAGCCAAATGGGAACCCCGCACAGTTGTAGTTTGGGATAATCGCAGAGTCCAACATTCCGCTGTGATTGATTGGGAAGAACCGATTCACAGACATGCCTTCAGAATTACACCGCAGGCTGAAAGACCAGTGGAGGATCTAAAGTTCCTGAACGATGAAAACTACTACCCTTCTTCACAAACGTTGAATATTTAG